In Marivirga salinae, a single window of DNA contains:
- the folE gene encoding GTP cyclohydrolase I FolE, with product MSNTQQNKNLENYNEFDDLGDDHVGSNFETPLRADAFEMDDDLKMEMIAKHFKEIMHILGMDLSDDSLKGTPNRVAKMYVKEVFSGLNPKNKPQPKLFENKYKYSQMLVEKDITFYSHCEHHFVPIYGKAHVAYISSGKVIGLSKINRIVQYYSKRPQVQERLTVQIAEELRKVMETEDVAVVMDANHMCVSSRGVGDTNSRTGTSYFGGKFNDEATRREFLDYINSPNNS from the coding sequence ATGTCGAATACCCAACAGAATAAAAATTTGGAAAATTATAATGAATTCGATGATTTAGGTGATGATCATGTAGGTTCAAATTTTGAAACTCCATTAAGAGCAGATGCTTTTGAAATGGATGATGATTTGAAGATGGAAATGATTGCCAAACATTTCAAGGAAATCATGCATATTTTAGGAATGGATTTAAGCGATGACAGCTTGAAAGGGACTCCTAATAGAGTGGCTAAAATGTATGTAAAAGAAGTCTTCAGTGGTTTGAATCCTAAAAACAAACCTCAACCTAAGCTTTTTGAAAACAAATATAAATACAGCCAAATGTTAGTAGAAAAAGATATTACATTCTACTCTCATTGCGAACATCACTTTGTACCTATTTATGGAAAAGCACATGTAGCTTACATTTCAAGTGGTAAAGTGATTGGTCTTTCAAAAATCAATAGGATAGTTCAATATTATTCAAAAAGACCCCAAGTACAGGAAAGATTGACGGTTCAAATTGCAGAAGAGCTAAGAAAAGTGATGGAAACTGAAGATGTAGCTGTGGTAATGGATGCTAATCATATGTGCGTTTCCTCGCGTGGAGTTGGTGACACAAATAGCCGAACAGGAACATCTTATTTTGGTGGAAAATTCAATGATGAAGCAACAAGAAGAGAGTTTTTGGACTATATTAATTCTCCTAATAACAGTTAA
- a CDS encoding SDR family NAD(P)-dependent oxidoreductase codes for MSFENKNILIIGASSGIGLSLAKNLQEKGANLILASRNKPNLSGDFQYIKLDVLDMKDELKELPETLHGLVYCPGSINLKPFQSIKENDYINDFRLNTVGAAMVIQQSLKALKSAKGASIVLFSTVAANTGLSFHASIASAKGALQGFGLSLAAELASKQIRVNMVAPSLTDTPLAENLLSSDDKKEASNKRHPIGRYGKAEDISNAASFLLDNENSWITGQILGVDGGMERIRNI; via the coding sequence ATGTCATTTGAAAATAAAAATATATTAATAATTGGAGCTAGTTCTGGTATTGGATTAAGCTTAGCTAAAAACCTTCAAGAAAAAGGTGCCAATCTAATTTTAGCATCAAGAAACAAACCTAATTTATCAGGTGATTTTCAATATATTAAATTAGATGTTTTGGATATGAAGGATGAATTGAAAGAATTGCCTGAGACACTTCACGGATTAGTATATTGCCCTGGAAGTATAAATCTTAAGCCTTTCCAAAGTATTAAAGAAAACGATTATATCAATGATTTTAGATTGAATACGGTCGGGGCAGCAATGGTAATTCAGCAATCATTAAAAGCCTTAAAAAGTGCCAAAGGTGCAAGTATAGTTTTATTTAGCACTGTTGCCGCTAACACAGGATTATCCTTCCATGCTTCCATTGCATCAGCTAAAGGCGCTTTACAAGGCTTTGGCTTAAGCTTGGCAGCTGAATTGGCTTCTAAGCAAATAAGAGTAAATATGGTAGCTCCGAGTTTAACGGACACACCTTTAGCTGAAAACTTATTATCCTCTGACGATAAAAAAGAAGCTTCTAATAAAAGGCATCCTATTGGGAGATATGGAAAGGCTGAAGATATCTCGAATGCGGCAAGCTTCTTATTAGATAATGAAAACAGTTGGATTACAGGGCAAATATTGGGTGTTGATGGCGGAATGGAGCGAATAAGAAATATTTAA